From Primulina huaijiensis isolate GDHJ02 unplaced genomic scaffold, ASM1229523v2 scaffold23545_ERROPOS1600000+, whole genome shotgun sequence, the proteins below share one genomic window:
- the LOC140967044 gene encoding calcium uptake protein, mitochondrial isoform X1: MSNMYCWSVLRRSSTSIHRFPTAQRFHSRRFAAKTPPMESSYFQSNRDDNVKSNLLRLISAGIITSSTLAVSFYSFSPSSLDSPISISFSDWSTQPPAASLSQSASKPSEESKFLFADAYRKKVFFNYEKRIRMRSPPEKVFAYFASVRASDGEIFMTPADLMRALVPVFPPSESHLVRDGYLRGEKSPGELRCAPSQFFMLFDTNNDGLISFKEYLFFVTLLSIPESSFSVAFKMFDLDFSGEIDREEFKRVMILMRAHNRQGALHSNGIRAGQNLGGSVENGGLVEYFFGPDGNGRLKHDKFVQFLRDLHDEMVKLEFAHYDFKLRGTISAKDFALSMVASADMKSLNKLLDRVDDLDNEPHLGNIRITPEEFKKFSELRRKLQPFSVALFSFGQINGLLTRKDLHRAAEQVCGICLTDNVIEIIFHVFDANGDGSLSSDEFVRVLQKRERDIGQPSEAGVWSFFSCFWHCSNAHTNPRLLSR, from the exons ATGAGTAATATGTACTGTTGGTCCGTACTTCGCCGATCATCGACGTCGATCCACCGATTTCCAACCGCCCAACGCTTCCATTCCCGCCGATTCGCCGCCAAAACGCCGCCCATGGAATCATCATATTTTCAAAGTAATCGCGATGATAATGTCAAAAGCAATCTACTAAGATTGATTTCTGCCGGAATAATTACCAGCTCTACCCTGGCCGTTTCGTTTTACTCTTTTTCACCTTCTTCTCTTGATTCCCCCATATCGATATCCTTCTCCGACTGGTCAACGCAACCCCCTGCTGCTTCTCTTTCACAATCCGCGTCCAAACCAAGTGAGGAATCTAAATTTCTCTTTGCAG ATGCATATAGGAAAAAAGTATTCTTTAACTACGAGAAGCGTATCAGGATGCGTAGTCCTCCAGAGAAG GTGTTTGCATATTTTGCATCAGTTCGTGCCAGTGATGGAGAAATTTTTATGACCCCGGCAGATTTGATGCGAGCACTTGTTCCTGTTTTCCCTCCATCTGAATCACACCTTGTGAGAGATGGATATCTCAGAGGGGAGAAGAGTCCTGGTGAATTGCGCTGTGCCCCATCTCAGTTTTTTATGCTCTTTGACACTAATAACGATGGTCTAATATCATTTAAAGA GTACTTATTCTTTGTTACGCTTCTCAGTATCCCAGAATCAAGCTTCTCTGTTGCATTCAAAATGTTTGATCTTGACTTCAGTGG GGAAATAGACAGAGAAGAATTCAAGAGAGTGATGATTTTGATGCGAGCTCATAACAGGCAAGGAGCACTCCACAGCAATGGAATTCGAGCAGGGCAAAACTTGGGCGGTTCAGTGGAAAATGGGGGTTTGGTGGAGTATTTTTTCGGCCCAGATGGCAATGGACGTCtcaaacatgataaatttgtccAATTCTTAAGAGATTTGCACGACGAA ATGGTGAAGTTGGAGTTTGCCCATTATGACTTCAAGTTAAGAGGAACAATCTCTGCTAAAGATTTTGCATTGTCCATGGTTGCATCTGCCGATATGAAGAGCCTGAATAAATTGCTTGATCGCGTCGATGATTTAGATAATGAACCACATCTTGGTAATATCCGCATCACACCTGAGGaatttaagaaattttcggAGTTGCGAAGAAAGTTGCAGCCATTTTCTGTGGCACTTTTTAGTTTTGGACAAATAAATGGTTTGTTGACGAGGAAGGATTTACATCGAGCTGCTGAGCAA GTGTGTGGAATTTGTCTTACTGATAATGTGATTGAGATAATTTTCCATGTGTTTGATGCAAATGGTGATGGAAGTTTGAGCTCAGACGAGTTTGTGCGAGTTTTGCAGAAGCGTGAAAGAGATATCGGTCAGCCATCAGAGGCAGGCGTGTGGAGCTTTTTTTCATGCTTCTGGCATTGTTCGAATGCGCACACCAATCCTCGGTTGTTATCCCGTTGA
- the LOC140967059 gene encoding G-type lectin S-receptor-like serine/threonine-protein kinase SD2-5, producing MTGARGFICFLLLFLLETCRASVQNFGKLNPGFNGSYMYWIDNDGLFLLSDDSNFAFGFTTTQDPTLFLLVVMHKSSSTIVWSANRGSPVQNSDNFEFDHTGNAYLLRGGSVIWSTGTADKGVSSMHLLDSGNLIFIGNDGAVVWQSFTHPTDTLLSNQEFSAGMKLVSDPGSNNLTYYLEIESGDMILSAGFSPPQPYWTMGSDSRRTINRDGSNVTSAILSANSWKFYDPDKVLLWQFIFSAGNNANGTWVAVLGNDSSITFSMLQGSSTNPSSTRIPQDQCDRPAACDPYYVCYPGNECQCPSSLQPCESAMFPSCDTSTEPVELVSGGDGLSYFALGFVQPFSKTTLDGCKDYCLANCTCGAMFFEASSGSCFLFDQIGSMDAATNGAGFTSYIKISSSGDRGGDNGHSGNKRFPVVIIIVIVTVIIILAMLFAGYKCFRKSKKVPESPKVSSEEDNFLEVLSGMPIRFSYKDLQTATNNFAVKLGQGGFGSVYRGNLPDGIQLAVKKLEGIGQGKKEFRAEVSIIGSIHHHHLVRLKGFCAEGTHRLLVYEYMANGSLEKWLFKKDKGEFLLDWDTRYNIALGTAKGLAYLHEDCDLKIVHCDIKPENVLLDDHFMAKVSDFGLAKLMTREQSHVFTTLRGTRGYLAPEWITNYAISEKSDVYSYGMVLLELIGGRKNYDQAEGSEKSHFPSYAFRMLEEGKHKDIVDAKLKIGEEDERVDIAIKVALWCIQDDMYLRPPMTKVVQMLEGLSPVPLPPTASQMGSRLYSSFFKSISEEGTSSGPSDCNSDAYLSAVRLSGPR from the coding sequence ATGACTGGTGCGAGGGGATTCATTTGCTTTTTGCTTCTGTTTCTGCTCGAAACTTGTCGTGCTAGTGTCCAAAACTTTGGGAAACTCAATCCTGGCTTCAACGGCTCTTACATGTACTGGATAGATAATGATGGCTTGTTCCTCCTATCCGACGATTCCAATTTCGCCTTCGGATTCACCACCACCCAAGATCCTACTCTCTTTCTTCTCGTGGTGATGCACAAAAGCAGCTCAACTATAGTTTGGTCTGCCAATAGGGGCTCCCCTGTTCAGAATTCAGATAACTTTGAATTTGATCATACCGGAAATGCTTACTTACTGAGAGGGGGATCCGTCATTTGGTCCACCGGCACTGCTGATAAAGGGGTGTCCTCCATGCATTTACTAGATTCTGGGAATCTGATCTTCATTGGGAATGATGGGGCTGTTGTTTGGCAAAGTTTTACCCACCCCACTGATACCCTTCTCTCCAATCAAGAGTTCTCTGCAGGAATGAAACTTGTCAGTGATCCTGGCTCCAATAACTTGACCTATTATCTTGAGATTGAGTCTGGGGATATGATTCTTTCCGCAGGTTTTAGTCCTCCGCAGCCTTACTGGACCATGGGAAGCGACAGCCGAAGAACCATCAACCGAGATGGCAGTAATGTCACCTCTGCGATTCTCAGTGCTAATTCATGGAAATTTTATGATCCAGACAAGGTGTTGTTGTGGCAGTTCATTTTTTCTGCAGGTAACAATGCGAATGGAACTTGGGTGGCAGTGTTGGGGAATGACAGCTCCATCACTTTCTCCATGCTTCAAGGAAGTTCGACCAATCCCTCGTCTACAAGAATACCTCAAGATCAGTGTGACAGACCTGCAGCTTGTGACCCATATTATGTATGTTATCCTGGCAACGAATGCCAGTGTCCATCGTCCCTCCAGCCTTGCGAGTCGGCGATGTTTCCTTCGTGCGACACCTCAACCGAGCCAGTGGAGCTTGTAAGTGGCGGTGATGGCCTCAGTTATTTCGCTCTCGGATTTGTTCAACCGTTTTCAAAAACCACTTTGGATGGCTGCAAAGATTACTGCCTTGCAAATTGTACTTGTGGTGCTATGTTCTTCGAGGCCAGTTCAGGAAGTTGTTTTCTTTTCGATCAAATAGGAAGCATGGACGCAGCTACAAATGGGGCTGGCTTTACTTcctacatcaaaatttcaagtagTGGAGATAGAGGTGGAGATAACGGACACAGTGGTAACAAGCGCTTCCCTGTTGTCATTATCATCGTAATTGTCACTGTCATTATTATATTGGCTATGCTTTTTGCCGGTTACAAGTGCTTCCGTAAGAGCAAGAAAGTGCCCGAATCTCCAAAAGTGAGTTCGGAAGAGGATAATTTCTTGGAAGTCTTGTCGGGGATGCCAATCCGTTTCAGTTACAAGGATCTACAGACCGCGACAAATAACTTTGCTGTGAAACTTGGCCAAGGAGGGTTTGGCTCGGTTTACCGGGGAAATCTTCCCGATGGTATACAATTAGCTGTGAAGAAATTGGAAGGTATTGGCcaaggaaagaaagaatttcGAGCTGAGGTTAGCATCATAGGCAGCATACACCACCATCACCTGGTAAGGCTCAAAGGCTTCTGTGCTGAAGGAACTCACCGGCTACTGGTATACGAGTACATGGCAAATGGCTCTTTAGAAAAATGGCTTTTCAAGAAAGACAAAGGAGAATTCTTGTTGGACTGGGATACTAGATACAATATTGCATTGGGTACAGCTAAGGGGCTGGCTTATCTCCATGAAGACTGTGATCTAAAGATAGTTCACTGTGACATAAAACCTGAAAACGTGCTTCTTGACGATCACTTTATGGCTAAGGTTTCAGATTTTGGGCTTGCTAAGCTTATGACTAGAGAACAAAGTCATGTTTTTACCACATTAAGAGGCACTAGAGGGTATCTTGCACCAGAATGGATTACAAACTATGCTATATCAGAGAAGAGTGACGTGTATAGCTATGGTATGGTGTTGCTTGAGTTAATCGGAGGTAGAAAAAACTATGATCAGGCAGAAGGTTCAGAAAAATCCCACTTTCCTAGTTATGCTTTTAGGATGTTGGAAGAAGGGAAACATAAAGATATTGTTGATGCTAAACTGAAGATAGGGGAAGAGGATGAAAGGGTTGACATAGCAATAAAAGTTGCTTTGTGGTGCATTCAGGATGATATGTACCTTCGTCCGCCAATGACAAAAGTAGTGCAAATGCTCGAAGGGCTCAGCCCTGTCCCTTTGCCGCCTACAGCTTCTCAAATGGGCTCTCGTCTTTACTCGAGTTTCTTTAAGTCCATAAGCGAGGAGGGCACTTCATCGGGGCCATCGGATTGTAACAGCGACGCATATCTTTCTGCAGTTCGGCTTTCTGGTCCAAGGTAA
- the LOC140967044 gene encoding calcium uptake protein, mitochondrial isoform X2 → MSNMYCWSVLRRSSTSIHRFPTAQRFHSRRFAAKTPPMESSYFQSNRDDNVKSNLLRLISAGIITSSTLAVSFYSFSPSSLDSPISISFSDWSTQPPAASLSQSASKPSEESKFLFADAYRKKVFFNYEKRIRMRSPPEKVFAYFASVRASDGEIFMTPADLMRALVPVFPPSESHLVRDGYLRGEKSPGELRCAPSQFFMLFDTNNDGLISFKEEIDREEFKRVMILMRAHNRQGALHSNGIRAGQNLGGSVENGGLVEYFFGPDGNGRLKHDKFVQFLRDLHDEMVKLEFAHYDFKLRGTISAKDFALSMVASADMKSLNKLLDRVDDLDNEPHLGNIRITPEEFKKFSELRRKLQPFSVALFSFGQINGLLTRKDLHRAAEQVCGICLTDNVIEIIFHVFDANGDGSLSSDEFVRVLQKRERDIGQPSEAGVWSFFSCFWHCSNAHTNPRLLSR, encoded by the exons ATGAGTAATATGTACTGTTGGTCCGTACTTCGCCGATCATCGACGTCGATCCACCGATTTCCAACCGCCCAACGCTTCCATTCCCGCCGATTCGCCGCCAAAACGCCGCCCATGGAATCATCATATTTTCAAAGTAATCGCGATGATAATGTCAAAAGCAATCTACTAAGATTGATTTCTGCCGGAATAATTACCAGCTCTACCCTGGCCGTTTCGTTTTACTCTTTTTCACCTTCTTCTCTTGATTCCCCCATATCGATATCCTTCTCCGACTGGTCAACGCAACCCCCTGCTGCTTCTCTTTCACAATCCGCGTCCAAACCAAGTGAGGAATCTAAATTTCTCTTTGCAG ATGCATATAGGAAAAAAGTATTCTTTAACTACGAGAAGCGTATCAGGATGCGTAGTCCTCCAGAGAAG GTGTTTGCATATTTTGCATCAGTTCGTGCCAGTGATGGAGAAATTTTTATGACCCCGGCAGATTTGATGCGAGCACTTGTTCCTGTTTTCCCTCCATCTGAATCACACCTTGTGAGAGATGGATATCTCAGAGGGGAGAAGAGTCCTGGTGAATTGCGCTGTGCCCCATCTCAGTTTTTTATGCTCTTTGACACTAATAACGATGGTCTAATATCATTTAAAGA GGAAATAGACAGAGAAGAATTCAAGAGAGTGATGATTTTGATGCGAGCTCATAACAGGCAAGGAGCACTCCACAGCAATGGAATTCGAGCAGGGCAAAACTTGGGCGGTTCAGTGGAAAATGGGGGTTTGGTGGAGTATTTTTTCGGCCCAGATGGCAATGGACGTCtcaaacatgataaatttgtccAATTCTTAAGAGATTTGCACGACGAA ATGGTGAAGTTGGAGTTTGCCCATTATGACTTCAAGTTAAGAGGAACAATCTCTGCTAAAGATTTTGCATTGTCCATGGTTGCATCTGCCGATATGAAGAGCCTGAATAAATTGCTTGATCGCGTCGATGATTTAGATAATGAACCACATCTTGGTAATATCCGCATCACACCTGAGGaatttaagaaattttcggAGTTGCGAAGAAAGTTGCAGCCATTTTCTGTGGCACTTTTTAGTTTTGGACAAATAAATGGTTTGTTGACGAGGAAGGATTTACATCGAGCTGCTGAGCAA GTGTGTGGAATTTGTCTTACTGATAATGTGATTGAGATAATTTTCCATGTGTTTGATGCAAATGGTGATGGAAGTTTGAGCTCAGACGAGTTTGTGCGAGTTTTGCAGAAGCGTGAAAGAGATATCGGTCAGCCATCAGAGGCAGGCGTGTGGAGCTTTTTTTCATGCTTCTGGCATTGTTCGAATGCGCACACCAATCCTCGGTTGTTATCCCGTTGA